A single Rattus norvegicus strain BN/NHsdMcwi chromosome 5, GRCr8, whole genome shotgun sequence DNA region contains:
- the Mib2 gene encoding E3 ubiquitin-protein ligase MIB2 isoform X2: MDLDPHAGVQVGMRVVRGMDWKWGQQDGGEGGVGTVVELGRHGSPSTPDRTVVVQWDQGTRTNYRAGYQGAHDLLLYDNAQIGIRHPNIICDCCKKHGLRGMRWKCRVCFDYDLCTQCYMHNKHDLTHAFERYETSHSRPVTLSPRQGLPRIPLRGIFQGAKVVRGPDWEWGSQDGGEGKTGRVVDIRGWDVETGRSVASVTWADGTTNVYRVGHKGKVDLKCVGEAAGGFYYKEHLPKLGKPAELQRRVSADGQPFQRGDKVKCLLDTDVLRDMQEGHGGWNPRMAEFIGQMGTVHRITDRGDVRVQFNHETRWTFHPGALTKHNSFWVGDVVRVIDDLDTVKRLQAGHGEWTDDMAPALGRVGKVVKVFGDGNLRVAVGGQRWTFSPACLVACRPEEDANLGVAERARENKSSLSVALDKLRTQKSDPEHPGRLVVEAALGNVARALDLLRRHPEQVDTKNQGRTALQVAAYLGQVELVRLLLQARASVDLLDEEGNTALHYTAMGNQPEATRLLLSAGCGVDAQNGTRSTALHVAVQRGFLEVVKILCEHGCDVNLPDAHADTPLHSAISAGAGASSIVEVLTEVPGIDVTATNSQGFTLLHHASLKGHVLAVRKILARARQLVDAKKEDGFTALHLAALNNHREVAQVLIREGRCDVNVRNRKLQSPLHLAVQQAHLGLVPLLVDAGCNVNTEDEEGDTALHVALQRHQLLPLVADRAGGDPGPLQLLSRLQASGLPGSTELTVGAAVACFLALEGADVSYANHRGRSPLDLATEGRVLKALQGCAQRFRERQAGGGGGVPPGPRHVLSTPNTVTNLHVSGTAGPEAAECLVCSELALLVLFSPCQHRTVCEECARRMKKCIRCQVIISKKLRPDGSEVVNAIQVPGPPRQLVEELQSRYRQMEERITCPICIDSHIRLVFQCGHGACAPCGAALNACPICRQPIRDRIQIFV; encoded by the exons ATGGACCTGGACCCCCATGCAGGTGTGCAGGTGGGCATGCGTGTGGTACGCGGAATGGACTGGAAATGGGGCCAGCAGGATGGAGGTGAGGGCGGTGTGGGCACCGTGGTGGAGCTTGGCCGCCATGGCAGCCCCTCGACCCCCGACCGTACAGTTGTCGTTCAGTGGGACCAGGGCACACGTACCAACTATCGAGCTGGCTACCAAGGTGCCCATGACCTGTTGCTCTATGACAACGCCCAAATCG GTATCCGCCATCCCAACATCATCTGTGACTGTTGCAAGAAACATGGGCTTCGTGGCATGCGTTGGAAGTGCCGTGTCTGCTTTGACTATGATCTCTGCACGCAGTGCTACATGCACAACAAACATGACCTTACCCATGCCTTCGAGCGCTATGAGACATCTCACTCTCGCCC GGTTACGCTGAGTCCCCGACAGGGCCTCCCTCGAATCCCACTGAGGGGCATCTTTCAAGGAGCAAAAGTGGTACGAGGCCCTGACTGGGAATGGGGCTCACAAGATG GAGGGGAAGGCAAGACAGGCCGTGTGGTGGACATCCGTGGCTGGGATGTGGAGACAGGCCGAAGTGTGGCCAGTGTGACATGGGCAGATGGAACCACAAATGTGTACCGAGTGGGCCACAAAGGCAAGGTGGATCTCAAATGTGTTGGTGAGGCAGCTGGCGGCTTTTACTACAAGGAGCACCTCCCGAAGCTTG gcAAGCCAGCAGAGCTACAGCGCAGGGTGAGTGCTGATGGCCAGCCCTTCCAGCGTGGGGACAAGGTCAAGTGTCTGCTGGACACAGATGTCCTAAGGGACATGCAAGAAGGCCATGGTGGCTGGAACCCTAGGATGGCAGAG TTTATCGGACAGATGGGCACCGTGCACCGCATCACAGACCGTGGGGACGTGCGTGTGCAGTTCAACCATGAAACCCGCTGGACCTTCCACCCTGGGGCTCTCACCAAG CACAACAGCTTCTGGGTAGGTGATGTGGTCCGGGTCATCGATGACCTTGACACTGTGAAGCGACTGCAAGCTGGACATGGAGAATGGACTGACGACATGGCCCCC GCCCTGGGCCGAGTGGGGAAAGTGGTGAAGGTGTTTGGAGATGGAAACTTGCGTGTGGCGGTTGGTGGCCAGCGGTGGACCTTCAGCCCCGCCTGCCTAGTGGCCTGCCGGCCTGAGGAGGATGCCAACCTGGGCGTGGCTGAGCGCGCCAGAGAGAACAAAA GCTCACTGAGTGTGGCCCTGGACAAGCTTCGGACACAGAAGAGCgacccagagcacccagggagGCTGGTAGTGGAGGCTGCACTGGGAAATGTAGCCCGGGCCCTGGACCTGCTTCGAAGGCATCCTGAGCAG GTGGACACCAAGAACCAGGGTAGGACTGCCCTGCAGGTGGCTGCTTACCTGGGCCAGGTAGAACTGGTACGGCTGCTGCTGCAGGCAAGAGCAAGTGTGGACCTGCTGGATGAGGAGGGCAACACTGCCCTTCACTACACAGCCATGGG GAACCAGCCTGAGGCCACAAGGCTGCTCCTGAGTGCCGGATGTGGGGTGGATGCTCAGAATGGCACACGCAGCACAGCCCTACACGTGGCTGTACAGAGGGGCTTCCTAGAGGTGGTAAAGATCCTGTGTGAACATGGTTGTGATGTCAACTTGCCG GATGCCCATGCAGACACACCCCTGCATTCTGCCATCTCTGCGGGTGCCGGTGCCAGCAGCATTGTTGAAGTCCTCACCGAGGTGCCTGGCATCGATGTCACTGCTACCAATAGCCAGGGCTTCACACTGCTGCACCATGCATCCCTCAAGGGCCATGTGCT AGCAGTTAGAAAGATTCTGGCAAGAGCACGGCAGCTGGTGGATGCCAAGAAGGAGGACGGCTTTACTGCGCTACATCTGGCAGCTCTTAACAACCACCGTGAGGTGGCCCAGGTCCTAATCCGAGAG GGCCGCTGCGATGTGAATGTGCGAAACAGGAAGCTTCAATCCCCACTGCATCTGGCTGTGCAGCAGGCCCACCTGGGGCTCGTACCGCTGCTGGTGGACGCTGGCTGCAATGTCAACACTGAGGATGAGGAGGGTGACACAGCCCTGCATGTGGCACTACAGCGTCATCAGCTGCTGCCCCTGGTGGCTGACAGGGCTGGGGGAGACCCAGGGCCCTTGCAGCTGCTGTCAAGG TTACAGGCCTCAGGCCTCCCAGGCAGCACAGAGTTGACTGTAGGCGCCGCAGTGGCCTGCTTCCTGGCATTGGAGGGTGCTGATGTGAGCTACGCAAACCACCGCGGCCGGAGCCCACTGGACCTGGCCACAGAAGGCCGAGTGCTCAAGGCCTTGCAGGGCTGTGCCCAGCGCTTCAG GGAGCGACAGGCAGGTGGCGGTGGGGGTGTGCCCCCGGGCCCCCGGCATGTGCTGAGTACTCCTAACACCGTGACGAACCTGCATGTGTCTGGCACAGCAGGGCCAGAAGCTGCCGAGTGCCTGGTGTGCTCGGAGCTGGCATTGCTAGTTCTGTTCTCACCGTGTCAGCACCGCACAGTGTGTGAGG AGTGCGCACGAAGGATGAAGAAGTGTATCAGGTGCCAGGTGATCATCAGCAAGAAGCTTCGCCCAG ATGGTTCAGAGGTGGTTAATGCCATCCAGGTGCCCGGCCCGCCTCGGCAACTGGTAGAGGAGCTACAGAGTCGCTACAGGCAGATGGAGGAGCGCATCACCTGCCCCATCTGCATCGACAGCCACATCCGCCTGGTGTTCCAGTGCGGCCATGGAGCATGTGCGCCCTGTGGCGCTGCCCTTAACGCCTGCCCCATTTGCCGCCAGCCCATCCGTGACCGCATTCAGATCTTCGTGTGA
- the Mib2 gene encoding E3 ubiquitin-protein ligase MIB2 isoform X7, translating to MRWKCRVCFDYDLCTQCYMHNKHDLTHAFERYETSHSRPVTLSPRQGLPRIPLRGIFQGAKVVRGPDWEWGSQDGGEGKTGRVVDIRGWDVETGRSVASVTWADGTTNVYRVGHKGKVDLKCVGEAAGGFYYKEHLPKLGKPAELQRRVSADGQPFQRGDKVKCLLDTDVLRDMQEGHGGWNPRMAEFIGQMGTVHRITDRGDVRVQFNHETRWTFHPGALTKHNSFWVGDVVRVIDDLDTVKRLQAGHGEWTDDMAPALGRVGKVVKVFGDGNLRVAVGGQRWTFSPACLVACRPEEDANLGVAERARENKSAASVPVAGGRQGRPWPALTPTLPPGSLSVALDKLRTQKSDPEHPGRLVVEAALGNVARALDLLRRHPEQVDTKNQGRTALQVAAYLGQVELVRLLLQARASVDLLDEEGNTALHYTAMGNQPEATRLLLSAGCGVDAQNGTRSTALHVAVQRGFLEVVKILCEHGCDVNLPDAHADTPLHSAISAGAGASSIVEVLTEVPGIDVTATNSQGFTLLHHASLKGHVLAVRKILARARQLVDAKKEDGFTALHLAALNNHREVAQVLIREGRCDVNVRNRKLQSPLHLAVQQAHLGLVPLLVDAGCNVNTEDEEGDTALHVALQRHQLLPLVADRAGGDPGPLQLLSRLQASGLPGSTELTVGAAVACFLALEGADVSYANHRGRSPLDLATEGRVLKALQGCAQRFRERQAGGGGGVPPGPRHVLSTPNTVTNLHVSGTAGPEAAECLVCSELALLVLFSPCQHRTVCEECARRMKKCIRCQVIISKKLRPDGSEVVNAIQVPGPPRQLVEELQSRYRQMEERITCPICIDSHIRLVFQCGHGACAPCGAALNACPICRQPIRDRIQIFV from the exons ATGCGTTGGAAGTGCCGTGTCTGCTTTGACTATGATCTCTGCACGCAGTGCTACATGCACAACAAACATGACCTTACCCATGCCTTCGAGCGCTATGAGACATCTCACTCTCGCCC GGTTACGCTGAGTCCCCGACAGGGCCTCCCTCGAATCCCACTGAGGGGCATCTTTCAAGGAGCAAAAGTGGTACGAGGCCCTGACTGGGAATGGGGCTCACAAGATG GAGGGGAAGGCAAGACAGGCCGTGTGGTGGACATCCGTGGCTGGGATGTGGAGACAGGCCGAAGTGTGGCCAGTGTGACATGGGCAGATGGAACCACAAATGTGTACCGAGTGGGCCACAAAGGCAAGGTGGATCTCAAATGTGTTGGTGAGGCAGCTGGCGGCTTTTACTACAAGGAGCACCTCCCGAAGCTTG gcAAGCCAGCAGAGCTACAGCGCAGGGTGAGTGCTGATGGCCAGCCCTTCCAGCGTGGGGACAAGGTCAAGTGTCTGCTGGACACAGATGTCCTAAGGGACATGCAAGAAGGCCATGGTGGCTGGAACCCTAGGATGGCAGAG TTTATCGGACAGATGGGCACCGTGCACCGCATCACAGACCGTGGGGACGTGCGTGTGCAGTTCAACCATGAAACCCGCTGGACCTTCCACCCTGGGGCTCTCACCAAG CACAACAGCTTCTGGGTAGGTGATGTGGTCCGGGTCATCGATGACCTTGACACTGTGAAGCGACTGCAAGCTGGACATGGAGAATGGACTGACGACATGGCCCCC GCCCTGGGCCGAGTGGGGAAAGTGGTGAAGGTGTTTGGAGATGGAAACTTGCGTGTGGCGGTTGGTGGCCAGCGGTGGACCTTCAGCCCCGCCTGCCTAGTGGCCTGCCGGCCTGAGGAGGATGCCAACCTGGGCGTGGCTGAGCGCGCCAGAGAGAACAAAAGTGCGGCATCCGTCCCAGTGGCTGGTGGGAGGCAGGGCCGCCCCTGGCCAGCACTTACCCCAACCCTGCCCCCAGGCTCACTGAGTGTGGCCCTGGACAAGCTTCGGACACAGAAGAGCgacccagagcacccagggagGCTGGTAGTGGAGGCTGCACTGGGAAATGTAGCCCGGGCCCTGGACCTGCTTCGAAGGCATCCTGAGCAG GTGGACACCAAGAACCAGGGTAGGACTGCCCTGCAGGTGGCTGCTTACCTGGGCCAGGTAGAACTGGTACGGCTGCTGCTGCAGGCAAGAGCAAGTGTGGACCTGCTGGATGAGGAGGGCAACACTGCCCTTCACTACACAGCCATGGG GAACCAGCCTGAGGCCACAAGGCTGCTCCTGAGTGCCGGATGTGGGGTGGATGCTCAGAATGGCACACGCAGCACAGCCCTACACGTGGCTGTACAGAGGGGCTTCCTAGAGGTGGTAAAGATCCTGTGTGAACATGGTTGTGATGTCAACTTGCCG GATGCCCATGCAGACACACCCCTGCATTCTGCCATCTCTGCGGGTGCCGGTGCCAGCAGCATTGTTGAAGTCCTCACCGAGGTGCCTGGCATCGATGTCACTGCTACCAATAGCCAGGGCTTCACACTGCTGCACCATGCATCCCTCAAGGGCCATGTGCT AGCAGTTAGAAAGATTCTGGCAAGAGCACGGCAGCTGGTGGATGCCAAGAAGGAGGACGGCTTTACTGCGCTACATCTGGCAGCTCTTAACAACCACCGTGAGGTGGCCCAGGTCCTAATCCGAGAG GGCCGCTGCGATGTGAATGTGCGAAACAGGAAGCTTCAATCCCCACTGCATCTGGCTGTGCAGCAGGCCCACCTGGGGCTCGTACCGCTGCTGGTGGACGCTGGCTGCAATGTCAACACTGAGGATGAGGAGGGTGACACAGCCCTGCATGTGGCACTACAGCGTCATCAGCTGCTGCCCCTGGTGGCTGACAGGGCTGGGGGAGACCCAGGGCCCTTGCAGCTGCTGTCAAGG TTACAGGCCTCAGGCCTCCCAGGCAGCACAGAGTTGACTGTAGGCGCCGCAGTGGCCTGCTTCCTGGCATTGGAGGGTGCTGATGTGAGCTACGCAAACCACCGCGGCCGGAGCCCACTGGACCTGGCCACAGAAGGCCGAGTGCTCAAGGCCTTGCAGGGCTGTGCCCAGCGCTTCAG GGAGCGACAGGCAGGTGGCGGTGGGGGTGTGCCCCCGGGCCCCCGGCATGTGCTGAGTACTCCTAACACCGTGACGAACCTGCATGTGTCTGGCACAGCAGGGCCAGAAGCTGCCGAGTGCCTGGTGTGCTCGGAGCTGGCATTGCTAGTTCTGTTCTCACCGTGTCAGCACCGCACAGTGTGTGAGG AGTGCGCACGAAGGATGAAGAAGTGTATCAGGTGCCAGGTGATCATCAGCAAGAAGCTTCGCCCAG ATGGTTCAGAGGTGGTTAATGCCATCCAGGTGCCCGGCCCGCCTCGGCAACTGGTAGAGGAGCTACAGAGTCGCTACAGGCAGATGGAGGAGCGCATCACCTGCCCCATCTGCATCGACAGCCACATCCGCCTGGTGTTCCAGTGCGGCCATGGAGCATGTGCGCCCTGTGGCGCTGCCCTTAACGCCTGCCCCATTTGCCGCCAGCCCATCCGTGACCGCATTCAGATCTTCGTGTGA
- the Mib2 gene encoding E3 ubiquitin-protein ligase MIB2 isoform X6 gives MDLDPHAGVQVGMRVVRGMDWKWGQQDGGEGGVGTVVELGRHGSPSTPDRTVVVQWDQGTRTNYRAGYQGAHDLLLYDNAQIGIRHPNIICDCCKKHGLRGMRWKCRVCFDYDLCTQCYMHNKHDLTHAFERYETSHSRPVTLSPRQGLPRIPLRGIFQGAKVVRGPDWEWGSQDGGEGKTGRVVDIRGWDVETGRSVASVTWADGTTNVYRVGHKGKVDLKCVGEAAGGFYYKEHLPKLGKPAELQRRVSADGQPFQRGDKVKCLLDTDVLRDMQEGHGGWNPRMAEFIGQMGTVHRITDRGDVRVQFNHETRWTFHPGALTKHNSFWVGDVVRVIDDLDTVKRLQAGHGEWTDDMAPALGRVGKVVKVFGDGNLRVAVGGQRWTFSPACLVACRPEEDANLGVAERARENKSAASVPVAGGRQGRPWPALTPTLPPGSLSVALDKLRTQKSDPEHPGRLVVEAALGNVARALDLLRRHPEQVDTKNQGRTALQVAAYLGQVELVRLLLQARASVDLLDEEGNTALHYTAMGNQPEATRLLLSAGCGVDAQNGTRSTALHVAVQRGFLEVVKILCEHGCDVNLPDAHADTPLHSAISAGAGASSIVEVLTEVPGIDVTATNSQGFTLLHHASLKGHVLAVRKILARARQLVDAKKEDGFTALHLAALNNHREVAQVLIREGRCDVNVRNRKLQSPLHLAVQQAHLGLVPLLVDAGCNVNTEDEEGDTALHVALQRHQLLPLVADRAGGDPGPLQLLSRLQASGLPGSTELTVGAAVACFLALEGADVSYANHRGRSPLDLATEGRVLKALQGCAQRFRERQAGGGGGVPPGPRHVLSTPNTVTNLHVSGTAGPEAAECLVCSELALLVLFSPCQHRTVCEECARRMKKCIRCQVIISKKLRPDGSEVVNAIQVPGPPRQLVEELQSRYRQMEERITCPICIDSHIRLVFQCGHGACAPCGAALNACPICRQPIRDRIQIFV, from the exons ATGGACCTGGACCCCCATGCAGGTGTGCAGGTGGGCATGCGTGTGGTACGCGGAATGGACTGGAAATGGGGCCAGCAGGATGGAGGTGAGGGCGGTGTGGGCACCGTGGTGGAGCTTGGCCGCCATGGCAGCCCCTCGACCCCCGACCGTACAGTTGTCGTTCAGTGGGACCAGGGCACACGTACCAACTATCGAGCTGGCTACCAAGGTGCCCATGACCTGTTGCTCTATGACAACGCCCAAATCG GTATCCGCCATCCCAACATCATCTGTGACTGTTGCAAGAAACATGGGCTTCGTGGCATGCGTTGGAAGTGCCGTGTCTGCTTTGACTATGATCTCTGCACGCAGTGCTACATGCACAACAAACATGACCTTACCCATGCCTTCGAGCGCTATGAGACATCTCACTCTCGCCC GGTTACGCTGAGTCCCCGACAGGGCCTCCCTCGAATCCCACTGAGGGGCATCTTTCAAGGAGCAAAAGTGGTACGAGGCCCTGACTGGGAATGGGGCTCACAAGATG GAGGGGAAGGCAAGACAGGCCGTGTGGTGGACATCCGTGGCTGGGATGTGGAGACAGGCCGAAGTGTGGCCAGTGTGACATGGGCAGATGGAACCACAAATGTGTACCGAGTGGGCCACAAAGGCAAGGTGGATCTCAAATGTGTTGGTGAGGCAGCTGGCGGCTTTTACTACAAGGAGCACCTCCCGAAGCTTG gcAAGCCAGCAGAGCTACAGCGCAGGGTGAGTGCTGATGGCCAGCCCTTCCAGCGTGGGGACAAGGTCAAGTGTCTGCTGGACACAGATGTCCTAAGGGACATGCAAGAAGGCCATGGTGGCTGGAACCCTAGGATGGCAGAG TTTATCGGACAGATGGGCACCGTGCACCGCATCACAGACCGTGGGGACGTGCGTGTGCAGTTCAACCATGAAACCCGCTGGACCTTCCACCCTGGGGCTCTCACCAAG CACAACAGCTTCTGGGTAGGTGATGTGGTCCGGGTCATCGATGACCTTGACACTGTGAAGCGACTGCAAGCTGGACATGGAGAATGGACTGACGACATGGCCCCC GCCCTGGGCCGAGTGGGGAAAGTGGTGAAGGTGTTTGGAGATGGAAACTTGCGTGTGGCGGTTGGTGGCCAGCGGTGGACCTTCAGCCCCGCCTGCCTAGTGGCCTGCCGGCCTGAGGAGGATGCCAACCTGGGCGTGGCTGAGCGCGCCAGAGAGAACAAAAGTGCGGCATCCGTCCCAGTGGCTGGTGGGAGGCAGGGCCGCCCCTGGCCAGCACTTACCCCAACCCTGCCCCCAGGCTCACTGAGTGTGGCCCTGGACAAGCTTCGGACACAGAAGAGCgacccagagcacccagggagGCTGGTAGTGGAGGCTGCACTGGGAAATGTAGCCCGGGCCCTGGACCTGCTTCGAAGGCATCCTGAGCAG GTGGACACCAAGAACCAGGGTAGGACTGCCCTGCAGGTGGCTGCTTACCTGGGCCAGGTAGAACTGGTACGGCTGCTGCTGCAGGCAAGAGCAAGTGTGGACCTGCTGGATGAGGAGGGCAACACTGCCCTTCACTACACAGCCATGGG GAACCAGCCTGAGGCCACAAGGCTGCTCCTGAGTGCCGGATGTGGGGTGGATGCTCAGAATGGCACACGCAGCACAGCCCTACACGTGGCTGTACAGAGGGGCTTCCTAGAGGTGGTAAAGATCCTGTGTGAACATGGTTGTGATGTCAACTTGCCG GATGCCCATGCAGACACACCCCTGCATTCTGCCATCTCTGCGGGTGCCGGTGCCAGCAGCATTGTTGAAGTCCTCACCGAGGTGCCTGGCATCGATGTCACTGCTACCAATAGCCAGGGCTTCACACTGCTGCACCATGCATCCCTCAAGGGCCATGTGCT AGCAGTTAGAAAGATTCTGGCAAGAGCACGGCAGCTGGTGGATGCCAAGAAGGAGGACGGCTTTACTGCGCTACATCTGGCAGCTCTTAACAACCACCGTGAGGTGGCCCAGGTCCTAATCCGAGAG GGCCGCTGCGATGTGAATGTGCGAAACAGGAAGCTTCAATCCCCACTGCATCTGGCTGTGCAGCAGGCCCACCTGGGGCTCGTACCGCTGCTGGTGGACGCTGGCTGCAATGTCAACACTGAGGATGAGGAGGGTGACACAGCCCTGCATGTGGCACTACAGCGTCATCAGCTGCTGCCCCTGGTGGCTGACAGGGCTGGGGGAGACCCAGGGCCCTTGCAGCTGCTGTCAAGG TTACAGGCCTCAGGCCTCCCAGGCAGCACAGAGTTGACTGTAGGCGCCGCAGTGGCCTGCTTCCTGGCATTGGAGGGTGCTGATGTGAGCTACGCAAACCACCGCGGCCGGAGCCCACTGGACCTGGCCACAGAAGGCCGAGTGCTCAAGGCCTTGCAGGGCTGTGCCCAGCGCTTCAG GGAGCGACAGGCAGGTGGCGGTGGGGGTGTGCCCCCGGGCCCCCGGCATGTGCTGAGTACTCCTAACACCGTGACGAACCTGCATGTGTCTGGCACAGCAGGGCCAGAAGCTGCCGAGTGCCTGGTGTGCTCGGAGCTGGCATTGCTAGTTCTGTTCTCACCGTGTCAGCACCGCACAGTGTGTGAGG AGTGCGCACGAAGGATGAAGAAGTGTATCAGGTGCCAGGTGATCATCAGCAAGAAGCTTCGCCCAG ATGGTTCAGAGGTGGTTAATGCCATCCAGGTGCCCGGCCCGCCTCGGCAACTGGTAGAGGAGCTACAGAGTCGCTACAGGCAGATGGAGGAGCGCATCACCTGCCCCATCTGCATCGACAGCCACATCCGCCTGGTGTTCCAGTGCGGCCATGGAGCATGTGCGCCCTGTGGCGCTGCCCTTAACGCCTGCCCCATTTGCCGCCAGCCCATCCGTGACCGCATTCAGATCTTCGTGTGA